Within Sporolituus thermophilus DSM 23256, the genomic segment GGCTAAGGTGGGTTCAGCGGGGGCGGTTGTGGGGTGGACGAGGAGACCGGCAGGTTTGTTAACAATTAGCAGGAAGTCGTCTTCATACACAATATGGAGCGGCATCTTCAGCGGTGTTATGCGACTTTCGTCGCCATAATCGATGATAATTTCATCGCCGGGCGAGACCGGCGTTTGAAAGCTATTGACAGGATGGCCATTTATTAAGACCTGCCCTTGGCGTTTGATTTTTCGCCACTGGGTAAGCGATATTCCCGCCGACTTGAGGAAATCCCGCACCGACGTAGCAGTCGTTGCGAAAGGAACGGTTAATTTGAACATAATGACTCCTAATGCACTTAATAGTTATTTCTTATTTTCTCCGCATTTAGAGCAATATCCTTGCAAAAAAATAACTGCCTTTGTGGCAGTCAACACTATAGGGCTCTTTGCATCATGGCAATTAGGTTGGCCATATGATCGCGTTCCATGGCCATAGATTCTTTCCAATAATCGCTCATAGGACTACCGCGCAACCCCCATAAATAGTACATACGGCGGTGGCGACGTATCAGCGCCAGTAGCAGGAAGGTGAGCAGCACAGCGCTTAAATCAAACTGGCAGTCGGCATCTTCCAAGTCGTCAGCGTCGCGCATTTTCATACCGTACTTGTTCATGGCATTGGCCATGGCATCATCGTGCATGGTAATCATATGCATTACATCAAGATAAGCGTGCCAATGGTTCTCTACCATTTCCATGAGGTTGTCGCGCATAGTGCCTGTCGCCTGTTCCATGGCGTCAAGAGCAGTATGCAATAATTCCAACTGCTCAATGGCTTCCTGGTGAAGAAGCCGCATATGATCGACATCCATGGCCAGAGGCTTACGCTCACGCCATTTTCGCATGGGCATCAATCCTCCTTTCCGGGGGACTTACCACATTCTATGCAGTGAGGGCACAGAGCGCGCTAGTCGCAATACGGTCTCTTTACGATTTATATGGCGCGATGAACCGCAGCATCCTGAGCGGAATATGCATAGATACTGGACGGCGGCCCAGGCACACGTTGACAATGATAAAGTCACAGCCTACATAGCATAGAGAGCCGCAAAAAGACTCGCGGCCGCAGATGCGAGCATCGACCGAGAAGATAATTTCGTCGCCCAACATGCAAAGGATTCGGTCTTTTAGCGTATCCATCGCAAAGTCCATCATTTTGTAGGGCATATGTTCATCGCAGACCATATCTTTCCCCGGGTACTCGCAGCATGGCTCATCATCAGGATACCAATGCGGATACTTTCTTTCCATATCTAATATCATCCTCCTTTATTTATATTTTGAAAAATGTTAAAATGGAAGGGGTCTATCTGCTACATCATATGCATGCTTGCAACATAATGCTACTGTCCGTAAACATTTTAGGGGGAGAGAAGATGCCGGGTTTTCTCCACTCTGAGCGCGTAGTCTATATCCTGTTGACGGCGACGGCCATCCTCTGGGGCGGTAATGCCGTGACCGCGAAATATACAGTCGGCGAACTTTCGCCAATAACAACCGCTTTTTTCCGGTTTGCCTGGGTGAGTATCATATTGATTGGCGTAACACTATATATTGAAGGTAAAAAAGCCTTGCCAACGGTACGCCAGTTGCCGTGGTTACTAGCTCTGGGAATGACGGGAATTTTTTTTAATAACTTTCTTTTTTTTACGGGGGTAAAGTATTCTACCGCCGCCAACGCCAGCCTGTTGGCGGCGGCGAATCCTGTCATCACCGCGGTACTGTCGGCCCTTTTTCTGCATGAAGGACTGCAGCTTAGGCAAGTTATAGGCATCGCCCTTTCCTTTGTCGGCGTTGGCATTGTCGTTACGAAAGGCTCCTGGCAGGTGCTGAGCAGCCTTTCCTTTAATTACGGCGACCTGTTACTGGCGGCAGCGCCGGTAAGCTGGTCAGTCTACTCAATTATCGGGCGCAAGGCCATGCGGGAGATGTCGGCCTTAAAGGCTACCGCCTGGAGTAGTTTGGTGGGGGCATTTGC encodes:
- a CDS encoding DMT family transporter encodes the protein MPGFLHSERVVYILLTATAILWGGNAVTAKYTVGELSPITTAFFRFAWVSIILIGVTLYIEGKKALPTVRQLPWLLALGMTGIFFNNFLFFTGVKYSTAANASLLAAANPVITAVLSALFLHEGLQLRQVIGIALSFVGVGIVVTKGSWQVLSSLSFNYGDLLLAAAPVSWSVYSIIGRKAMREMSALKATAWSSLVGAFALLAMAVREGYHGAIHLSLLGWVNMVYMIIGSGVLAFYWWNQGVAVIGPSRATIFTNLIPLFGMGFAAFFLHERLAWPQLLGAAMILAGVWLTTQAGAIAGRLVEVDNET